Proteins from one Deinococcus actinosclerus genomic window:
- the der gene encoding ribosome biogenesis GTPase Der has protein sequence MHKVAIVGRPNVGKSSLFNRLIGRREAVVADFPGVTRDAKEGLMLYHNHRITLIDTGGLWSGDEWEDAIRQKAEWAMEGAQAIIFVLDPREGLSAADYEVTDWLRRLNKPVIIAANKIDSPKHEVYMAELWGLGFGEPVAISAEHARGLDDLMDRVLTHMPEDTEDVPEVAPIRISLIGRPNVGKSSLLNAITQTDRAIVADQPGTTRDSLDVEWDYGGQRFVLVDTAGIRKKPDTAIEDYAIQRSQAAIERSDLIWLVLNAGELGDHELKLANLAYDSGKPVIVVVNKWDLVPDEDLKRVEKELNQKLNHISYAPRVYTSAINEYGIHDMLAEAMKLHEKWQSRIPTSELNRWLEVWQMRQAVPNFHGKKLKMYFMTQVETAPPTFAIFCNRADFVTRAYEGFLQNRIREDLQLAGIPVRLKWKEKGPYKKGKKGETDEE, from the coding sequence ATGCATAAAGTCGCCATCGTCGGCCGACCCAACGTCGGCAAGTCCAGCCTGTTCAACCGCCTCATCGGCCGCCGCGAGGCCGTCGTCGCCGACTTCCCCGGCGTGACCCGCGACGCGAAAGAAGGCCTGATGCTGTACCACAACCACCGCATCACCCTGATCGACACCGGGGGCCTCTGGAGCGGGGACGAGTGGGAAGACGCCATCCGCCAGAAGGCCGAGTGGGCCATGGAAGGCGCGCAGGCCATCATCTTCGTCCTCGACCCCCGCGAGGGCCTGTCCGCTGCCGACTACGAGGTTACCGACTGGCTGCGCCGCCTGAACAAGCCCGTGATCATCGCCGCGAACAAGATCGACAGCCCCAAGCACGAGGTCTACATGGCCGAGCTGTGGGGCCTGGGCTTCGGCGAACCCGTCGCCATCAGCGCCGAGCACGCCCGTGGCCTTGACGACCTCATGGACCGCGTCCTGACGCACATGCCCGAGGACACCGAGGACGTCCCGGAAGTCGCGCCCATCCGCATCAGCCTGATCGGCCGCCCCAACGTCGGCAAGAGTAGCCTCCTGAACGCCATCACCCAGACCGACCGCGCCATCGTCGCCGACCAGCCCGGCACCACCCGCGACAGCCTGGACGTCGAATGGGACTACGGCGGGCAGCGCTTCGTGCTCGTGGACACCGCCGGGATCCGCAAGAAACCCGACACCGCCATCGAGGACTACGCCATCCAGCGCTCCCAGGCCGCCATCGAACGCAGCGACCTGATCTGGCTGGTGCTGAACGCCGGGGAACTCGGCGATCACGAACTGAAACTCGCGAACCTCGCGTACGACAGCGGCAAACCCGTCATCGTCGTCGTGAACAAGTGGGACCTCGTGCCCGACGAGGACCTCAAACGCGTCGAGAAGGAACTCAACCAGAAACTCAACCACATCTCCTACGCGCCGCGCGTGTACACCAGCGCCATCAACGAGTACGGCATTCACGACATGCTCGCCGAGGCCATGAAACTCCACGAGAAATGGCAGAGCCGCATCCCCACCAGCGAACTCAACCGCTGGCTGGAAGTCTGGCAGATGCGTCAGGCCGTCCCGAACTTCCACGGGAAGAAACTCAAGATGTACTTCATGACCCAGGTGGAAACCGCGCCCCCGACGTTTGCGATCTTCTGCAACCGCGCCGACTTCGTCACCCGCGCGTACGAAGGCTTCCTGCAAAACCGCATCCGCGAGGACCTGCAACTCGCCGGGATTCCCGTCCGCCTGAAATGGAAGGAAAAAGGCCCCTACAAGAAAGGCAAGAAGGGCGAAACCGACGAGGAGTGA
- a CDS encoding acetate--CoA ligase: protein MTDAHRPDRWSVPESVLRRLNSDPEGDIEAARRDPDAFWLAQARAFEWTKAPTTGLTWDRPHMQWFADGETNITLSALDRHARGEARTRAALIWFSETEEAQVITYGMLHERVERAAAGLRALGVNTGDRVVIYMPLTPEGVIAMLACARLGAVHSVVYAGLGVGALRDRITDAGARVVITADVGYRRGKLVDLYAIASEAIADLGGVEHLVLWERIKTYQREHDARTVPWESLFTHGRAGAVPVNAEHPLYVLYTSGSTGKPKGVIHTHGGYMVASTYHLGQLFDVRAGDVFFCTSDIGWIVGHSYIVYSPLAAGATVLFREGAPDFPDPGVFWRTVERYGVNVLFTAPTALRLFMKLGPDVLKGHDLSSLRVIACAGEALNPGAWRWAQEHLAGGLEEGAHAVVIDHWWQTELGAPILGTHPRWPARPGFVGRPLAGVDADVVDEQGRSLPDGVQGHLVLRRPTPGMMRGIHGNPEKYAQVWTENPAGYLSGDLAVRDEHGYISILGRADDVLNVAGYRIGSADVEDALVAHPAVAEAAVIGVPDDLKGESIVAHVILRQGFEDQVGQGLRASISEHVRRELGPIATPGEIRVVTALPKTRSGKIMRRVLRAQALGQDPGDLTTLEG from the coding sequence ATGACGGATGCCCATCGCCCTGACCGCTGGTCTGTTCCCGAGTCCGTGCTGCGCCGCCTGAACAGCGACCCCGAGGGCGACATCGAGGCCGCCCGCCGCGACCCGGACGCGTTCTGGCTGGCGCAGGCCCGCGCCTTCGAGTGGACGAAGGCGCCCACGACGGGGCTGACCTGGGACCGCCCGCACATGCAGTGGTTCGCGGACGGAGAGACAAACATCACCCTCAGCGCGCTGGACCGCCACGCGCGGGGTGAGGCGAGGACCCGCGCGGCGCTGATCTGGTTCTCGGAGACCGAGGAGGCGCAGGTCATCACGTACGGCATGCTGCACGAACGGGTCGAGCGGGCCGCCGCCGGGCTGCGCGCGCTGGGCGTGAATACGGGCGACCGCGTGGTGATCTACATGCCCCTGACGCCCGAGGGCGTGATCGCCATGCTGGCCTGCGCCCGTCTGGGCGCGGTGCACTCGGTCGTATACGCGGGCCTGGGGGTGGGTGCGCTGCGCGACCGTATCACGGATGCCGGGGCGCGCGTGGTCATCACGGCCGATGTCGGGTACCGGCGCGGGAAACTCGTGGACCTGTACGCCATCGCCTCCGAGGCCATCGCGGATCTGGGCGGCGTGGAGCACCTCGTGCTGTGGGAACGCATCAAGACCTACCAGCGCGAACACGACGCCCGCACCGTCCCCTGGGAGAGCCTCTTCACGCACGGCCGCGCCGGGGCGGTGCCCGTGAACGCCGAGCACCCCCTGTACGTGCTGTACACGTCCGGCAGCACCGGGAAACCCAAGGGCGTCATTCACACGCACGGCGGGTACATGGTCGCCAGCACCTACCACCTCGGGCAGCTGTTCGACGTGCGGGCGGGCGACGTGTTCTTCTGCACCAGCGACATCGGCTGGATCGTGGGCCACAGCTACATCGTGTACTCGCCGCTGGCCGCCGGGGCGACCGTCCTCTTCCGCGAGGGCGCCCCGGACTTCCCGGATCCTGGCGTGTTCTGGCGCACCGTCGAACGCTACGGCGTGAACGTGCTGTTCACCGCGCCCACCGCGCTGCGCCTGTTCATGAAGCTCGGCCCGGACGTGCTGAAAGGGCACGACCTGAGCAGCCTGCGCGTGATCGCCTGCGCGGGCGAGGCCCTGAACCCGGGGGCGTGGCGCTGGGCGCAGGAGCACCTCGCCGGGGGGCTGGAGGAGGGGGCGCACGCCGTCGTCATCGACCACTGGTGGCAGACGGAACTGGGCGCGCCCATCCTGGGGACCCACCCGCGCTGGCCCGCCCGGCCCGGCTTCGTGGGCCGCCCCCTGGCGGGCGTGGACGCCGACGTGGTCGACGAGCAGGGCCGCAGCCTCCCGGACGGCGTGCAGGGGCACCTCGTGCTGCGCCGCCCCACGCCCGGCATGATGCGCGGCATTCACGGCAACCCCGAGAAGTACGCGCAGGTCTGGACCGAGAACCCCGCCGGGTACCTGTCCGGCGACCTGGCCGTGCGCGACGAGCACGGGTACATCAGCATCCTGGGCCGCGCGGACGACGTGCTGAACGTCGCCGGGTACCGCATCGGCAGCGCCGACGTGGAAGACGCCCTGGTCGCCCACCCCGCCGTCGCAGAGGCCGCCGTGATCGGCGTGCCCGACGACCTGAAAGGCGAGAGCATCGTCGCGCACGTGATCCTGCGCCAGGGCTTCGAGGATCAGGTGGGCCAGGGCCTGCGCGCCAGCATCAGCGAACACGTCCGGCGCGAACTGGGCCCGATCGCCACGCCCGGCGAGATCCGCGTGGTGACTGCGCTGCCCAAGACCCGCAGTGGGAAGATCATGCGCCGCGTCCTGCGCGCACAGGCGCTCGGGCAGGATCCCGGCGACCTCACTACCCTGGAAGGCTGA
- a CDS encoding winged helix-turn-helix domain-containing protein, translating to MPDPTPAQLESLRVTDEPAARALRQDTHLLGLFLSPASPSDVAARAGMPANLAHHHARRLAGLGLLFEQRREAGRVYYQLRARTFRVPSDLLPPQDPDGNGRGDLRDLTDRFLAAYERCWAFMRNGEEDVCSFGNEEHPAEPLEEITEPLGAPFPAHLDHLTLRLTPERYARLARALSDVLTHAFAEGHSDSGEPCTLAVLTFTDPSADPRALSRNLNSFLGPNPV from the coding sequence ATGCCTGACCCGACCCCCGCCCAGCTGGAGAGCCTGCGCGTCACCGACGAACCCGCCGCCCGCGCCCTGCGGCAGGACACCCACCTGCTCGGCCTGTTCCTGAGTCCCGCCTCGCCCAGCGACGTGGCGGCCCGCGCCGGGATGCCCGCAAATCTCGCGCATCACCACGCGCGGCGACTGGCGGGCCTGGGCCTGCTGTTCGAGCAGCGGCGCGAAGCCGGACGCGTGTACTACCAACTGCGCGCCCGCACCTTCCGCGTGCCCAGCGACCTGCTGCCGCCGCAGGACCCGGACGGCAACGGGCGGGGCGACCTGCGTGACCTCACGGACCGGTTCCTGGCGGCGTACGAGCGCTGCTGGGCGTTCATGCGCAACGGCGAGGAAGACGTGTGCAGTTTCGGGAACGAAGAGCATCCTGCCGAGCCACTGGAGGAGATCACGGAACCGCTGGGGGCGCCCTTCCCCGCACACCTCGACCACCTGACGCTGCGCCTCACCCCGGAACGCTACGCGCGGCTGGCCCGCGCCCTGAGTGACGTGCTGACCCACGCGTTCGCGGAAGGTCACAGCGACAGCGGCGAGCCCTGCACGCTGGCCGTCTTGACCTTCACCGACCCCAGCGCGGACCCCCGCGCCCTGTCTCGCAACCTCAACAGCTTCCTGGGCCCGAACCCGGTCTGA
- a CDS encoding LptF/LptG family permease, whose protein sequence is MKTFERYVLSEIAPLLFGALAAVIALLVVASLEKILAPLLAKGAPPLLVARLLALYVPEATARALPIALMFAVLLGLSRLAADSEIKSALAAGIPATRLYRPVLILGAVVTALAFALGEGLVPRAQTQIREVQQQIVLANPRVLGLGEQNVVLRDALGRAISIGQILPGGELRDLRIVTMQDGLPPREVITARQGRLIPGSATLTLKGGQRVTYQDARPVTILSFETGTLPLQDTGTDLSSAAQVRPVNDPLPVLWARLSTYRAQGIQAPAEFTALHQKFAAPLAALALAFFGVSLAVFSFRSGRNVGFVWALMLTFAYYATYSVFNVMGEKGALPGAVAAYAPDLVAVLAGSLLLWLSARR, encoded by the coding sequence CTGAAGACCTTCGAACGCTACGTGCTGTCCGAGATCGCGCCGCTGCTGTTCGGCGCGCTGGCCGCCGTGATCGCCCTGCTGGTCGTCGCCAGCCTGGAAAAGATCCTGGCGCCGCTGCTCGCCAAGGGCGCGCCCCCGCTGCTCGTCGCGCGGCTCCTGGCGCTGTACGTCCCGGAAGCCACCGCCCGCGCCCTGCCCATCGCGCTGATGTTCGCCGTGCTGCTGGGCCTGTCGCGTCTCGCGGCCGACAGCGAGATCAAGAGCGCCCTGGCCGCCGGGATTCCCGCCACGCGCCTCTACCGGCCCGTGCTGATCCTCGGGGCGGTCGTCACCGCCCTCGCCTTCGCGCTCGGCGAGGGCCTCGTCCCCCGCGCGCAGACCCAGATCAGGGAAGTGCAGCAGCAGATCGTGCTCGCCAACCCCCGCGTCCTGGGCCTCGGCGAGCAGAACGTCGTCCTGCGCGACGCGCTGGGCCGCGCCATCAGCATCGGGCAGATCCTCCCCGGCGGGGAACTGCGCGACCTGCGCATCGTCACCATGCAAGACGGCCTGCCCCCCCGCGAGGTCATCACCGCCCGCCAGGGCCGCCTCATCCCCGGCAGCGCCACCCTCACCCTGAAAGGCGGGCAGCGCGTCACGTACCAGGACGCCCGGCCCGTCACCATCCTCAGCTTCGAGACCGGCACCCTGCCCCTCCAGGACACCGGCACGGACCTCAGCAGCGCCGCGCAGGTCCGGCCCGTCAACGATCCCCTGCCCGTCCTGTGGGCGCGCCTGAGCACCTACCGCGCGCAGGGCATCCAGGCGCCCGCCGAGTTCACCGCGCTGCACCAGAAATTCGCTGCGCCCCTCGCCGCGCTGGCCCTGGCGTTCTTCGGGGTCAGCCTCGCCGTGTTCAGCTTCCGCAGTGGCCGCAACGTCGGCTTCGTCTGGGCGCTCATGCTGACCTTCGCGTACTACGCCACGTACAGCGTCTTCAACGTCATGGGCGAGAAGGGCGCCCTGCCCGGCGCGGTCGCCGCGTACGCCCCCGACCTCGTCGCCGTCCTCGCCGGCAGCCTGCTGCTCTGGCTCAGCGCCCGGCGGTAA
- a CDS encoding LptF/LptG family permease, with product MPSLLIRLVLAEVTRWYAAGVALFLALQLTDALSSTVANLITYKPALSTAAGAFLSLAPSFLNRSLVLAVPFAILLALSRMQSDNELKAISAGGVPPLRLVWPIALPFLLVAAFTYGNANQFAPQGMARWWNTWYGIYNMTPPPPEQLRYTYAPPGALYYAGKVVTPRGSAEAQLQGVMVQRGQTTLTASTGTWNTQRRTWTLLNPWETRPGQAPRALTGPVTVPQTDRLRPAIVEVEQATTTVLKARAADPGLPDTDRREATFTVAQRTADPVTPIVFALAAGALGLLLRNRAAAFGAVLVFLVGFYAVWTTMPGLARAGAVQPDLAAWTPNLVFLILAAALAWRLR from the coding sequence GTGCCGTCACTCCTGATCCGCCTCGTTCTGGCCGAGGTCACGCGCTGGTACGCGGCGGGCGTCGCGCTGTTCCTCGCGCTGCAACTCACGGACGCCCTGAGCAGCACCGTCGCCAACCTCATCACGTACAAACCCGCCCTGAGCACCGCCGCCGGAGCCTTCCTGAGCCTCGCGCCCAGCTTCCTGAACCGCAGCCTCGTGCTGGCCGTTCCGTTCGCGATCCTCTTGGCGCTCTCGCGCATGCAGAGCGACAACGAACTCAAGGCCATCAGCGCCGGGGGCGTCCCGCCGCTGCGGCTGGTGTGGCCCATCGCGCTGCCCTTCCTGCTCGTCGCGGCCTTCACGTACGGCAACGCCAACCAGTTCGCGCCGCAGGGCATGGCCCGCTGGTGGAACACCTGGTACGGCATCTACAACATGACCCCCCCGCCCCCCGAACAGCTGCGATACACCTACGCCCCCCCCGGCGCGCTGTACTACGCCGGCAAGGTCGTCACGCCCAGGGGCAGCGCCGAGGCCCAGCTCCAGGGCGTCATGGTGCAGCGCGGGCAGACCACCCTGACCGCCAGCACCGGCACCTGGAACACCCAGCGGCGCACCTGGACGCTCCTGAACCCCTGGGAGACCCGGCCCGGCCAGGCCCCGCGCGCCCTGACCGGACCGGTCACTGTGCCGCAGACCGACCGGCTGCGCCCCGCCATCGTCGAGGTGGAGCAGGCGACCACGACCGTCCTGAAGGCGCGCGCCGCCGACCCCGGCCTGCCCGACACCGACCGCCGCGAGGCCACCTTCACCGTCGCGCAGCGCACCGCCGACCCCGTCACGCCCATCGTGTTCGCGCTGGCGGCCGGGGCGCTGGGCCTGCTGCTGCGTAACCGCGCCGCCGCGTTCGGCGCGGTCCTGGTGTTCCTGGTGGGCTTCTACGCCGTGTGGACGACCATGCCCGGCCTGGCCCGCGCCGGGGCGGTGCAGCCCGATCTGGCCGCCTGGACCCCCAACCTCGTGTTCCTGATCCTGGCGGCCGCGCTCGCCTGGAGGCTCCGGTGA
- the ddrC gene encoding DNA damage response protein DdrC: MKNVPLTLDFGTVRLPVSADGLLHAAAALTQLGVSEDAHTATLAAHDLTTDTADFGAGPEGALSVPAFTALCFALDTTQARRWRKRAQDLLTGALQGDVRLAASIAERNPDPEARRWLAARLDSTHARRELMSTVARHGGAGNVYGQLGSISNRSVLGTDSATIRRERGVKHTRDGLSSTELLRLAYLDAATARAIQDRGAHGNAAILRVHEHLARHERQGWHGAQPPQAG; encoded by the coding sequence GTGAAGAACGTGCCCCTGACCCTCGATTTCGGCACCGTCCGGCTGCCTGTCAGCGCGGACGGCCTCCTCCACGCGGCGGCGGCCCTGACGCAGCTGGGCGTCTCCGAGGACGCGCACACGGCCACCCTCGCCGCCCACGACCTGACCACCGACACCGCCGACTTCGGCGCCGGCCCGGAAGGCGCCCTGAGCGTCCCCGCGTTCACCGCGCTGTGCTTCGCGCTGGACACCACCCAGGCCCGCCGCTGGCGCAAGCGCGCCCAGGACCTGCTGACCGGCGCGCTGCAGGGCGACGTGCGCCTCGCCGCCAGCATCGCCGAACGCAACCCCGACCCCGAAGCGCGGCGCTGGCTGGCCGCGCGCCTGGACAGCACCCACGCCCGCCGCGAACTCATGAGCACCGTCGCGCGGCATGGCGGCGCCGGGAACGTCTACGGGCAGCTGGGCAGCATCAGCAACCGCAGCGTCCTGGGCACCGACAGCGCCACCATCCGCCGCGAACGCGGCGTGAAACACACCCGCGACGGCCTGAGCAGCACCGAACTGCTGCGCCTCGCGTACCTCGACGCCGCCACCGCCCGCGCCATCCAGGACCGCGGCGCGCACGGCAACGCCGCCATCCTCCGGGTGCACGAGCACCTCGCGCGGCATGAGCGGCAGGGCTGGCACGGCGCGCAGCCCCCCCAGGCAGGCTGA